One genomic window of Dryobates pubescens isolate bDryPub1 chromosome 17, bDryPub1.pri, whole genome shotgun sequence includes the following:
- the FOXB1 gene encoding forkhead box protein B1, whose translation MPRPGRNTYSDQKPPYSYISLTAMAIQSSPEKMLPLSEIYKFIMDRFPYYRENTQRWQNSLRHNLSFNDCFIKIPRRPDQPGKGSFWALHPSCGDMFENGSFLRRRKRFKVVKSDHLAPSKPADAAQYLQQQAKLRLSALAATGTHLPQMSTYNLGVSQPSSFKHPFAIENIIAREYKMPGGLAFSTMQPMPAAYPLPNQLTTVGSSIGTGWPHMYSSSMIDTTTPISMTSGEYGAYGVPIKPLCHGGQTLPAIPVPIKPTPAAVPALPALPAPIPTILSNSPPSLSPTSSQTATSQSSPATPSETLTSPAPALHSVAVH comes from the coding sequence ATGCCTCGCCCGGGCAGAAACACTTACAGTGATCAGAAGCCTCCCTACTCCTACATCTCGCTGACCGCCATGGCGATCCAGAGCTCCCCGGAGAAGATGCTGCCCCTGAGCGAGATCTACAAGTTCATCATGGACCGCTTCCCCTACTACCGGGAGAACACGCAGCGCTGGCAGAACTCCCTCCGCCACAACCTCTCCTTCAACGATTGTTTCATCAAGATCCCGCGCCGCCCAGACCAGCCGGGCAAGGGCAGCTTTTGGGCGCTGCACCCCAGCTGCGGGGACATGTTCGAGAACGGCAGCTTCCTGCGCCGCCGCAAGCGCTTCAAGGTGGTCAAATCGGACCACCTGGCCCCCAGCAAGCCGGCAGACGCGGCACagtacctgcagcagcaggcgaAGCTGCGTCTCAGCGCACTGGCAGCAACCGGCACCCACCTGCCCCAGATGTCCACGTACAACCTCGGCGTATCTCAGCCTTCCAGCTTCAAACACCCCTTCGCCATCGAGAACATCATCGCCAGAGAGTACAAGATGCCCGGCGGCCTCGCCTTTTCCACCATGCAGCCCATGCCGGCCGCCTACCCCCTCCCCAACCAGTTGACTACGGTGGGCAGCTCCATTGGCACGGGCTGGCCCCACATGTACAGCTCCAGCATGATCGACACCACCACCCCTATCTCCATGACCAGCGGCGAGTACGGCGCTTACGGCGTGCCCATTAAGCCGCTCTGCCATGGGGGGCAGACTTTGCCGGCCATCCCCGTCCCCATCAAGCCTACTCCCGCCGCGGTGCCGGCCCTTCCCGCCCTTCCCGCGCCTATCCCCACCATCCTCTCGAACTCGCCGCCGTCCCTCAGCCCCACGTCCTCGCAAACGGCCACCAGCCAAAGCAGCCCGGCCACCCCCAGCGAGACTCTCACCAGCCCGGCGCCCGCCCTGCACTCCGTGGCGGTGCACTGA